GTTGGCGAGCCGATGAGCATGTTCTGGCTGTTAAACAGCGTTTTGGTTTTGATTACAACAGTGATTGCCGCGGAACACATCCATTCAGGCCACTTTTGCCCGATGGAAAAATGGGAACTGTACAAATTCCTGTCACATTACCTACCTATGATGAAGTTGTTGGAACACAAGTCAGCGATGCAGATTTTAATCACTTTATCCTTGACGCGATTAAAAGTGATCGTGGAGTTCCTGTTTATACGATCCATACCGAAGTCGAAGGTATGTCGAAATCTGAACAGTTTGCGACATTGCTGGATATGCTCCATCAACAAAATATTCAGTTTTGTAAATTAAGCCATTTGTTACCGGAAAATAGGGATACGCTCCCTGTTGGGAAAATTGTTCGTTCGTGTTTTCCTGGTCGTGAAGGCTGGTTAGGCTGCCAACAAGAGGTATAACACAGATGTTGAACACGCGGACGAGTAAAGCAGGAGCCGTTCTGATGGCTCTTTTTTTTGTTCTTACTTACTTATTGCCTCTAAATAGTCGTCTATTATGGCAACCGGATGAAACTCGGTATGCTGAAATTAGTCGGGAAATGCTGCAACGTGGAGATTGGATCGTACCTTACTTCTTGGATATTCGCTATTTTGAAAAACCAGTAGCAGGATATTGGATCAACAACATTAGCCAGTGGCTTTTTGGAGACAGTAATTTTGCTGTTCGTTTTGGCTCTGTGCTTAGTATCCTAATCAGCACATTTCTCCTCCATCGTTTGGCAATGATGATGTGGCAATGTCGCCAGACGGCTTTCGTTTCCAGCCTGATTTATATTTCCATGTTTATTGTTTTTTCCATTGGCACTTACAGTGTCCTTGATCCCATGTTTTCTTTATGGGTTACAGCAGGGATTGTGAGCTGTTATTGGGCGCTTAAGGCTGTGACGATCCGAGAACAAATTTTGGCATGGTCTGTTTTGGGTTTGGCCTGTGGTATGGCTTTTATGACAAAAGGATTTCTGGCATTGGCACTACCCGTGATGACCATGATACCCATCACGATATACCAGAAACGCTTTTGGACAATGGTTCGTTTTGGGCCTCTTGCCGTGATTTTTGCTATTTTGATCAGCATGCCGTGGGTGATCGCGATTGCTGTGCGTGAGCCGGATTACTGGCATTATTTCTTTTGGATAGAGCATATACAGCGTTTTGCTTCTGAAAAAGCTCAGCATATTGCGCCTGTTTGGTATTACTTGCCCGTATTAATTTTAGGGGTTATTCCGTGGTTAGGATTACTGCCAGGTGCTTTAATCAAAAGTTGGCAAGAGAAAAAAAATCACCCGGAAATGTTTTTCTTGTTTTGTTGGTTTGTTGTTCCATTTATATTTTTTAGCATCGCAAAAGGAAAACTGCCGACTTACGTTTTACCTTTTATCGGCCCTTTAGCATTGATGATGGCAAAATATGGTGTCGATTGTGCCAAAAATGGCAAAATGAAGGCATTGAAAATAAATGGATTGATAAATGTTTTTATCGGATTACTCGCCATTTTAACCCTTTTTGCTATGGAAACTTTAAAGGCTCCCCCACTTTATCAACCCGATGAATGGTTGAAATGGATTATGGGAATTATTGCCTTTGGCGTTTGGGGGGGAATTGGTTTTCTTTGCTTTATTCACGATGGTAAATATTGGTTATGGGCCGCTGCTTGTTCAATTATGCTCAGCTTATCCATAGGTAGTGCATTGCCTGACAAGACAATCAACTCCAAACTTCCTCAGCACTTTATTCAACAAAACGAAAAAGAGTTAGCTGACAGTCAATATATTTTGACCCAATCGGTTGGCGTGGGTTCGGCGATTGCGTGGGAATTAAAGCGCAGTGATATTTACCTGCTTGATCGTTCAGGGGAATTAGAATACGGGCTTGATTACCCTGACAGCCGATACCGATACATCACAGAGAAAGAATTCCCTGCATGGTTGGCGGAAACACGCAAAAAAGGTCAAGTCGCTGTTGTTTTTCTATTGCCCTCAGGAGGTGAGTTGTCTGAATTGCCGAAACCAGATTTTGTGCGGCGTAATCATAGATTAGTGCTTGTGATTTACAAGAAACAGTCATGATCAGCAATATAACATTATTGATTTTGGTTAGCTTACTGACTTGTGCGGGGCAATTATGCCAGAAACAGGCGGTTAGTTGTTGGCAGAAAAAAGATACCCCACATAAGGTGGTATCTATGGTCATATGGTTGTCCAGTGCTATTCTTCTGTTGGGTATAGGGATGATATTTTGGTTGCGATTATTGCAATTTCTGCCACTGAGTATCGCTTACCCTCTGCTGAGTATAAATTTTGTCATAGTGACTTTGATTGGACAATTCCTGTATCAGGAAAAGGTGGGGTTAAAGCACTGGATGGGGATTTTTGCCATTATGTTTGGCATCTTATTGATGAGTTTGAGTCAATGAAAGGTTATCTTTGGGGGATGGCGAGTGTCTTGCTGATCACTGTAGCGCAATTGTTATTGAAGTGGGGAGTTGCCCATCTGCCGGAACTTTCGTTATCAATGCATTGGCTGGATATCAACTGGTTTTGGGCAAATCACAATCCTTTGCTGATGATTATGGCAGGATTGGCGGGTTATATATTATCCATGTTATGTTGGTTTTTTACATTGAAATATCTGCCATTGAATAAAGCATACCCTATTATTAGTTTGAGTTACGCCTTTGTTTATTTAATGGCGGCTTTATTACCTTGGTTCAGTGAAACTATTTCACTGTTAAAAACGTCGGGCGTTTTTTTTATCTTATTGGGTATTTGGTTAATCAGCAAACCAGAAAAAAAACAATCTCATTGATTATGGTTACCGCATAATATTTCGGTGGAAATCAAACGTTGATTTTGTCACCCAACGAAGGACGTTAATTCGAGGGTGAGCAACATTTTGAATACATGACCTTTTTTAAAAATGTGTCCGAAAGTTATTGAGCACTACATAACACCAATAGGGCAACGATAGCGGACAGTGTCGTCTGCGCGTGGGCGTTTTTTTATGCTATAGTAGGCCACCTATGATGCTCTCCAGTTTAAATTTTCACAATACAAAGGGGAGCCATTTAGGGTGCTGGTAATCCCAAAATAGCCAAAACAACCTTAAATGCACTAAAATGAGCAAAAATAGTAATTCAGAAAATTCAGTATAATAAATAGTGAGTAATGGCGGGGGTTGACAATGAAATTGAGGTGTTTATTTTTTCTATCCAGCTTGTTTCTTATTGGTTGTACCAATCCTGTTTCCAGGCCTAATTCCTCTCCACTAAAGGTTGCTCTCTCTGATCCGATAATGGTTATTGCTCAGTTAAAAGATCAACTCAAACGATGGCAGAATACGCCATATCGTTATGGTGGAATGGATAGGCATGGTATTGATTGTTCCGGTTTTGTGTACCGAACTTTTTCTGATCGCTTTAATATCCAGCTTCCTCGCACAACAAGTGAACAAATGAACATAGGCACGCGGATAAGTAAAGATGATCTGATGCCAGGCGATCTGGTTTTTTTCAAAATCGGTAGTGGAAAAAGTGAGTTACATGTGGGCATTTATGATACTAACAACCAGTTTATTCATGCATCTACAAGTAAAGGCGTAATACGCTCTTCTCTTGATAATGTATATTGGCGTCGTGTTTTTTGGCAAGCCCGTAGGATTTAACGTCACTTCCATTTCATCATTGTTCCATTATAAATAGAGTTCCGCAATATTGGCGCTATTTTGGGTTGTGTACTTATTTTTTGCGGCATCTCTATTTTAGAATACTTATTCTTTATGAGGTTTATTCCTCACAATGTAGGAACGTCTTCAACTCAGGCAGATGTCCGTTTTCCCGGAATTTAGCGGGTGTAGTATTAAAATGTTTTTTAAATATTCGGGTAAATGTAGCTTGAGAGCTAAAACCATATTGAAGCGCAATGTCAAGGATGGGTAAATTGCCTTCACGTAAAGATCTGGCTGCTTCATGGAGACGACGACGGCGCACATATTGACCTAAAGTACAGCCTTTTAATTCCTTAAAAATTCGTTGTAAATGCCATTTTGAGTAACCACTTTTGTGGGCTATAGCATCTATTTTAATACCTTCATTCCGTTGAAGTTGGCTTTCTAACCATCTTACAATATCGTTGATAATATTTTCTAACATGTTTACCTTCCACATAGGTGGGATTTTGCTAAAAATACATTGATAAATAATTAGCTAACCCGAATTCTGCTTAAGCCATCATTGGAACAGCGTCTTCTGAGTAGAAAACTTTCAGTGATGGTTTTTTCAATTTAAGGCAGTAAGCGATCAGTCCACCTAAAACGGTCAACATAAATCCTCTTATACTTCGGTGGCGAGAGTGCTCTATCTGAGAAATTAATTTTAATTGGCCATTAATCGTTTCAATGATAAAACGCTTTTTTAACATTATCTTATCCCACTCAGCTTGCATACGGGCTTTCATGTTACGCCGTTTTTTCGTGATGAAAGTGACACCGCTGTTGGCTAAATCGTCCGCCAATTCCTGACTCAGATAACCTTTATCGCCGTAAAGAGAACCCATTAATTCTGTGGTTAATTCGCGAACCGGTTCCCGATCATCCACATTACCGGCCGTGACTTTAAGCGCGAGAATTTCCCCCTGATGATTGACAACCAAGTGTAATTTGAAACCATAAAACCATCCCATTGAATTTTTTCCACGCTGTGCGATCCCCGCAAAGACCTTATGTCGAGGGATGCGAATGTTATGGCAGACACTCAAACTGGTGGAATCAATAAAAGCAATGCCTGTGGGTTTCCCTTTTAATTGAGTCAGATAGCTGCATAATGGCACCAAAACGGAAGGGGCAACGCTGATAAAACGGGTATAACTGAGTAAAGTGGCGAAGTCGCGGTGGTGGTATTGCCAAATATGTTTCAAATAAAAATTTTTAAAATCACGGTAATGCGACATATGAAAAAGGATCAAAATGGTCATGATTTCACTGGGATACATATGACCTTGTCGGCGGCGTAAACGATGCCCACTCTCAAGGCAAAATTGTTCCCATTGAGGAATGAAAAAACGGCAAAAATCATCGACATCACAGAAAATTTCAACTAACTTGTCCATAGCCTGTTCCCCCTCGGAGTTGTTTTCGGTGTGCACCAAAACTTTGCTCCTGGAACAGGCTTCTCGTCAATTTCTTATCCAGAATTCGGGTTAGTTATTTTTGCTACAGATGATAAATCATCTCAACCTATTGAACTTCAATCCTATAATAAGATTGATTTTATTATGGCTTTAGCCAGTTTAAGTCGCGTTAGCGTCTTAAACATAAAACCACCCGCTTTGCGGGTGGAGTTCAAAGGTTATACCAAGAAAAACACCTTTCCGTTACGATATAGATGTTCAAGCTAATACTCGTAACTCAAATAAGGAAAGGTGTTTATGGGCATTAAAGCACAAAGCTCAGCGCATACAAAGTGGCTGTGTAAATACCATATCGTCTTTTCGCCGAAATATAGACGGAAAGTGATTTTTAATAATATTCGTTCAAGTGTGGGAGAGATCCTCAGAGACCTTTGTAAGTATAAAGGTGTGGAAATAATCGAAGGTCATCTCATGCCAGATCATGTTCATATGTTGGTGAGTATTCCACCAAAGCTAAGCGTTTCAAGCTTTATGGGATATTTGAAGGGTAAAAGTTCGTTGATGATCTTTGATAGACACGCCAATTTAAAATATAAATTTGGCAACAGAAAGTTTTGGGCGGAAGGGTTCTATGTCAGTACGGTAGGGCTAAATGAAGCGACAATTCAAAAGTATATCAGAGAGCAAGAAAAGTCGGATTTAATCTCGGATAAATTGAGTAGGGTCTGTTGATGTTTTAAGGTCATAATTCATTCAGCCCACATGGGCAACCAGACAATGATAAACGCCAGAGCCAACATACTGGCGTAATTCCGTTCAAGCTTATCGTATCTTGTTGCTATTGCACGAAAATGTTTAACCCTAGCGAACGCATTCTCCACCAAATGACGATAACGATATAAACATTTATCAATCTGTTTATCCGATTTTCGGCTATTTTTCCGGTAGGGAATAATCGGCGTTGCTCCTTGCTGTTCAATATGATTTCTGAAAGCCTGACTGTCGTACCCTTTGTCAGCTATCACAAAGTCCGAAGGGGGCGATTGCTCGACTAAACTTTCAGCATGAACAATGTCATGCACTTGTCCCCCGGACAATTCAAAATGAACAGGCAAGCCATAACTATCGACGGCCAAATGAATTTTGGTTGAACGTCCACCACAACTTTTGCCAATCGCCTCATCATCATCTGAAGCCGCTCCGGCACTGTGCTGATGAGCACGGACGATACTCCCATCAATAAACAACCATTCCCTATCAGCAACCCCAGATAACCACTTGAAAATGAGCTGTAAAACCCCTTTCTTTGACCACGCATTGAAACGTTGAAAGACACTATTCCATTTGCCGAATTCTGGCGGTAAATCGCGCCAGGGAACGCTCGTTCTCATTCGGTAAAGAATGCCTTCAACGGTCAAACGGTGTTCAGGTTTGTGATAAATCCAACCCGCATGTTGCATTAACGCAGATAGCTTATTCCATTGGAGATCTGTTAACATAGTTCGCGGCATGATGGTGAGGTCTGGTTGTTTTTTGGCGAAAGTAATTATACCAAATCATCATGCTGTTTAATAATCCCTCACAAAACATCAACACGCCCTAGTAAAGAGCATGTAGACCCCTTCAAGGGGTAGGCCAAAGCAGCAAAGACACTTAGCTTGAACGAAGAGAAAGCAGCGTCATTTAGGCGCAGTCGGTAACAAGCCCTTATAGGGCAAGAGCAAACCACCCGTTATACGGGTGGTTATGATTCAGAAGGAAAAGTTAGATTCCGTATCTATCCAATAAAATATACACAAGTCAGGCTTGATTTGACAACGGCAATACTTAATGTTACTGGCTTTACTCAAACTTATACTCTATATATCATTAATTCTCCTCATAATATCCCATTTGAACTCGGTAGCCCAACGATACAAGAAATGGGAGAAGGTAATATAATTAAACAAGATTCGTCTTCTTCTTCAAAAAATTTTCATGTCCAAATACCGGCTTATCAGCCTGCTTATACCACAGATGGAATTCTGTTTTTTATAAGCCGTGACTTACATGATAAACCAAAATTACTTGAACCTATATATAAGGTTAATAATGTTAATGAGTTATCAAATGAAGCTTTTAGCTTGTTATACAGTGAATTGCCCATTAACAAGCGGGTTGAGTTTTATTATCTTATTTCTTCTGTAGAAGGTGAGGTGAGGAAATCTTACCCAATTACATTAGAGTATATTGGTAACGACTCATCTAACGAAGATGTCTACGATAAAGTTAAAGTATATACCAGTCATGCAACACTACCCATTGATGTATATAGTGAGGAAAATGAAACTTTTGAGTGGCATGGCATCATTCTAAGCATGATAAATAGTAACAAAAAACCTGGTCAAAGCGCTAAGGGGGTAACAGGGCTGTATGTGGTGATTATGGGAACTAATGATCAAAATAATAAAAATCTACCACAACTTGGTAGCAAGGGATGTTTGAATGTTTATGTTAAAACACCAACATCCAGAAACAGGGTGAGATCTCATATATTTAGTAAGGCTATTTAGGTTAAATAAAGACCAGAATATAACTTCTTATAGCTCTTTCTCTCATTAAAACGATAAGATCACGCTATTCCATAAAAATAGCGATCGTAATAATGAGTATTTTTAACTTTATCAGTAAGATCGATGACCCGCGTTCTGATATCAATAAAAAGCATGAGTTAATGGATGTGATTTTTTTGGCTTTTGCAGCCGTGTTATGCGGGGCTTCTGGCTGGAAAGCGATTCAAGAGTTTGGTGAGATACAAATTGAGTGGCTTAAAAAATATACGCGCTTTACTCATGGCATTCCTCGTCGTCACTGTATTGCTAATATTATCAAAATGATAGAGCAGGATGCACTGGTTGAAGCCTTTTATGACTGGATCAACCAGCGCCGGGTCAAGGCAGGGAGAAGCCTTATCGCTATTGACGGAAAAACGATGAGAGGCACTTGCAAAGGCACCCTGTTTGAAGCCCTCCATGTGGTCAGTGCTTATGATGTCGAGTCCGGTGTTGCCCTATATCATCGGGTCGCAGAAAGTAAAGGGAAAGAAGGCCCAGTCGCAAGGCAACTCATTGAATTATTGGCGCTTGATGGGGCTGTAGTCACGATGGATGCCCTGCATTGTCAGAAAGAAACCCTTGAGTTAATTACCCAACGAGGCGGCGATTTTATTGTGGGTGTCAAAGGTAATCAAAAAAGTCTGGCTGAGTTTGTTAAATCCCATTTTGCTGCACATTATGAAAGTCATGAACTTGTTGAATTTACAGAAAAAAGCAGTGGTCATGGACGAGAGGAGTTCCGTCATGTTATGCAAATTAGTGCGACGTTGTCAGAAGAATTTCAGGCAAAATGGCCTTCAATACAATCGGTTATCGAAGTGGTCAGTGAACGAAGTGTGAAAGGCCACCCCCCTCACCGTGATTCACGCTGGTATGTCAGTTCACTCCCTTTAGATGCGGAGCTAGCGGCCACGGCAATAAGAAAGCATTGGTCGGTGGAAAATGAGCTGCACTGGGTTTTGGACGTCACTTTTCGGGAAGATGCAATCTCGCTGAAAGATCCTGATGGGGCGGCACAAATGGCCCTTTTTAATCGAATTGCATTAAATGTGATTAAACAAAATACCAGTATAAAGGACAGTCAGGCCGCTAAACGCCGAAGAGCAATGTGGTCAGCGGAATTCCGTAGTCAGCTTATATTTGATTAAACTTAATACAAAGTGGAATCCCGCCCTGCATCCAGAAATACTCATAAGAGTTACCAGTTTTCGTTATCTACTGCTGATTCGGGAAAACAAACAGGCCATGTTATAGTTAATATCCCATACTGTGACATTAATCGAGCTGGGCCTTCATTCTCCAAAGGGTTAGGGACACTTTCTTTTGATTATTATATCGAAAATAGTGATGGTTCTAAAACGTATAGCAAAAAATGGACTACCAAAATTAATACTGTATTACCAAGCCAGGCTCATGATGATAATGATGGATGTGATTCTTTATAAATAAATTATCAATTATTGTATTTTGATATAATAAAAATCCTTAAGATAAGGAAATGATATGAAAAATAATCTATCAATCGATGAAAGATCCATATCAATATATTTTGAAAAAGAATTCTTGCAAATATTAGATTATGATAGCACTCCACCTAATGGTGATTGTATTAAGGCAGTTGCATTAATCAAAAATAAAGAAGGAAAACCATTACCAAATGTTTCCGTTGATATCCTTGAGAAAGAGGGTGCTTATTTTGGATTGGTTAGTATTTATCATTCCGATAAAGAAAAATTTGTCGAAATTAAAAGCCTTTCTTCTGAACAAAAATACTTTTCTATTACTTCAGATAAAAATGGAGAATTGATTTTTTATATTTATCCTAAAAAATCAACATCAGTGATATTTCAAGTTGATTCTATGGTATTGGATATAACAGACCGTATATCTTCAAAAAACAAAGTGTATATTGTAGATAACAATAAAGAAGACTTGAATCTTCCTCCACTTGTCATAAGCGAGGATAATAGTAGCTTGTTGGTAGATCCTAATTCGAATACCTTTAACGTTTTAATCCAAAATTATCCTGGTGCTAAGAGAAATGACACAATACTATTTTTTATTAACAAGCAATATGTGCAAAAGTTATTTTTTGTTCAAGAGGTTAATGAATTAGGAAATGATAGCTATGTGATATTCCCTTATAATATGTTTAAGGCGAATGAGCTTGCCAATTTTTCTTATGCTGTTGTGGACAAGTTGAGAACAGTACGATCTTCATATCCACAAGGCATAATATATCCTGGAGGAGGGTATAATCAGCCAATTGATAATTTAACAAGAATATATGATAGTTGTATAGTTTACAATAGCTATGGTTGTCATGATGATAAAAACATTATTCATGATACAATTCATGAAAAAGATATAGATAATAAATGTAATAATTCACATCATGAAGCGTTATTCGTTAAGATAATTGGAACAAGTGATTATAAAAATAAAACAAAAGTTCCACTTGGTGCTGAGGTGACATTAAACTTATATGTTAATAATTATCCCAATACCATTTACCAATCTAAAGTAAAGATAATGCCAACTCAACCAGATGGTGATAATAGTAATACAGCAACATTACTGTTTGGTATTCCTTTTAGCTATGTTGGTCATATAGGAAATGGAGATATTTATCTTGACTTTCAAGTTAATTATTATGGGGATATTTCTTATGGCAAAATTTGGCAAGCCAATGTTTATACAGTACGGCCAGGAGGAGAAGTTACCGGGGATGCTTGCTCTGACGGTAAAACTTGGTCTGGTATATGCTAACTTCATCAATAAAGAATTATAAAAGAGGTGAAATATGTTGGAAGGTGATAAAGATCTGATTTTGTCAGATAATGATTTAAATTTATCTGTTAAAAATGGTGCTGACATTATTATTGGTCAAAAATTTTACCTTGATATAGGAATACCAAAAGGAAAAATATCTCAATCCCTTAATATAGAAATAAAGGATTCTAAGGGTTTTGAAAGTATAAAGATAATTAAAAAAATTAATACCCAACAAAATAGTAAATCATATAATATGGTTATTTCATGTACTGTTAAAGGAAGCGGTTCAATAACGGCGGGAGAAGAAATACATTTTACACTCACAGGTATTGATAAGGTAATAAAATATTATGCAAGGGATTTGGTTAAAAGTTCAATCCAATTGAAGAAAAATAAAAGTATTTGTGCGACACCAAATAACAACGATATAGATGATAATGAGGAACATTATATAAGTTATGATACGATATTATTTGATGCTAATGGTCAATTACTTAAAAATACTCCCATCAATATTTATTCTGAGATTAATGAGGATATAGAAAGAAACATCATAATTACTTCCAAACCTGATGGAGTAGGTCAAAAACACCAAATTATCAAACCAACGAAATATGAGGGTAAAACTCAAATAATTATTAATAGTGATAAGGATGGAAAAGTAAATTTCCGTGTTTATCCAGTTATGGATACACCTGCTATTATGGATTTAATCAGTCAAGTTGAAGGAGTTGCTGAATATCATTCTGGGCGCATATATATGATTTCTGTTATCCCACCCAGCAATGAAGACTCACTTAATCCGCCAGATATCCCTGAGCTAGAAGGAGATTCATTAGAAGGCGATGGACGCCAATTTTTTGAAGCAGAGATTGATTCCTATCCTAATGCATCCAGGACAGATAATATTCTATTTTTCAACAAAAAAAAGAAAGATGGTTCTTTTGATCCAGAAGGGTTAATATTTCCAGTCCAAAAGATTTCCGATGTTTTGGGGGTATGGATTCAGAAGATTATAATTATACATTTTTGATCCGAAGAGACATTTTCCCATCTGGGAAAGACTCAATGCTTTATTATATAATAGCACCGGATTTTGGTAATAGCATGTATTCAGATGTTCGAGATGTTACATATATAGGAAGTGAACTCACCACGCCTAATGATAGTGTCAAAAGAACATATAATATGCCTGTGATTTTCTCAAGTTTTGCTGATATAAAGCAAGATACTAAACTTGAACACTCTGATGATGCCAGGGCGGGATTCCACTTTGTATTAAGTTTAATCAAATATAAGCTGACTACGGAATTCCGCTGACCACATTGCTCTTCGGCGTTTAGCGGCCTGACTGTCCTTTATACTGGTATTTTGTTTAATCACATTTAATGCAATTCGATTAAAAAGGGCCATTTGTGCCGCCCCATCAGGATCTTTCAGCGAGATTGCATCTTCCCGAAAAGTGACGTCCAAAACCCAGTGCAGCTCATTTTCCACCGACCAATGCTTTCTTATTGCCGTGGCCGCTAGCTCCGCATCTAAAGGGAGTGAACTGACATACCAGCGTGAATCACGGTGAGGGGGGTGGCCTTTCACACTTCGTTCACTGACCACTTCGATAACCGATTGTATTGAAGGCCATTTTGCCTGAAATTCTTCTGACAACGTCGCACTAATTTGCATAACATGACGGAACTCCTCTCGTCCATGACCACTGCTTTTTTCTGTAAATTCAACAAGTTCATGACTTTCATAATGTGCAGCAAAATGGGATTTAACAAACTCAGCCAGACTTTTTTGATTACCTTTGACACCCACAATAAAATCGCCGCCTCGTTGGGTAATTAACTCAAGGGTTTCTTTCTGACAATGCAGGGCATCCATCGTGACTACAGCCCCATCAAGCGCCAATAATTCAATGAGTTGCCTTGCGACTGGGCCTTCTTTCCCTTTACTTTCTGCGACCCGATGATATAGGGCAACACCGGACTCGACATCATAAGCACTGACCACATGGAGGGCTTCAAACAGGGTGCCTTTGCAAGTGCCTCTCATCGTTTTTCCGTCAATAGCGATAAGGCTTCTCCCTGCCTTGACCCGGCGCTGGTTGATCCAGTCATAAAAGGCTTCAACCAGTGCATCCTGCTCTATCATTTTGATAATATTAGCAATACAGTGACGACGA
The sequence above is drawn from the Xenorhabdus ishibashii genome and encodes:
- the arnF gene encoding 4-amino-4-deoxy-L-arabinose-phosphoundecaprenol flippase subunit ArnF; this encodes MKGYLWGMASVLLITVAQLLLKWGVAHLPELSLSMHWLDINWFWANHNPLLMIMAGLAGYILSMLCWFFTLKYLPLNKAYPIISLSYAFVYLMAALLPWFSETISLLKTSGVFFILLGIWLISKPEKKQSH
- the tnpA gene encoding IS200/IS605 family transposase is translated as MGIKAQSSAHTKWLCKYHIVFSPKYRRKVIFNNIRSSVGEILRDLCKYKGVEIIEGHLMPDHVHMLVSIPPKLSVSSFMGYLKGKSSLMIFDRHANLKYKFGNRKFWAEGFYVSTVGLNEATIQKYIREQEKSDLISDKLSRVC
- the arnT gene encoding lipid IV(A) 4-amino-4-deoxy-L-arabinosyltransferase, whose product is MLNTRTSKAGAVLMALFFVLTYLLPLNSRLLWQPDETRYAEISREMLQRGDWIVPYFLDIRYFEKPVAGYWINNISQWLFGDSNFAVRFGSVLSILISTFLLHRLAMMMWQCRQTAFVSSLIYISMFIVFSIGTYSVLDPMFSLWVTAGIVSCYWALKAVTIREQILAWSVLGLACGMAFMTKGFLALALPVMTMIPITIYQKRFWTMVRFGPLAVIFAILISMPWVIAIAVREPDYWHYFFWIEHIQRFASEKAQHIAPVWYYLPVLILGVIPWLGLLPGALIKSWQEKKNHPEMFFLFCWFVVPFIFFSIAKGKLPTYVLPFIGPLALMMAKYGVDCAKNGKMKALKINGLINVFIGLLAILTLFAMETLKAPPLYQPDEWLKWIMGIIAFGVWGGIGFLCFIHDGKYWLWAAACSIMLSLSIGSALPDKTINSKLPQHFIQQNEKELADSQYILTQSVGVGSAIAWELKRSDIYLLDRSGELEYGLDYPDSRYRYITEKEFPAWLAETRKKGQVAVVFLLPSGGELSELPKPDFVRRNHRLVLVIYKKQS
- a CDS encoding IS5 family transposase; translated protein: MPRTMLTDLQWNKLSALMQHAGWIYHKPEHRLTVEGILYRMRTSVPWRDLPPEFGKWNSVFQRFNAWSKKGVLQLIFKWLSGVADREWLFIDGSIVRAHQHSAGAASDDDEAIGKSCGGRSTKIHLAVDSYGLPVHFELSGGQVHDIVHAESLVEQSPPSDFVIADKGYDSQAFRNHIEQQGATPIIPYRKNSRKSDKQIDKCLYRYRHLVENAFARVKHFRAIATRYDKLERNYASMLALAFIIVWLPMWAE
- a CDS encoding helix-turn-helix domain-containing protein — its product is MLENIINDIVRWLESQLQRNEGIKIDAIAHKSGYSKWHLQRIFKELKGCTLGQYVRRRRLHEAARSLREGNLPILDIALQYGFSSQATFTRIFKKHFNTTPAKFRENGHLPELKTFLHCEE
- a CDS encoding ISAs1 family transposase gives rise to the protein MSIFNFISKIDDPRSDINKKHELMDVIFLAFAAVLCGASGWKAIQEFGEIQIEWLKKYTRFTHGIPRRHCIANIIKMIEQDALVEAFYDWINQRRVKAGRSLIAIDGKTMRGTCKGTLFEALHVVSAYDVESGVALYHRVAESKGKEGPVARQLIELLALDGAVVTMDALHCQKETLELITQRGGDFIVGVKGNQKSLAEFVKSHFAAHYESHELVEFTEKSSGHGREEFRHVMQISATLSEEFQAKWPSIQSVIEVVSERSVKGHPPHRDSRWYVSSLPLDAELAATAIRKHWSVENELHWVLDVTFREDAISLKDPDGAAQMALFNRIALNVIKQNTSIKDSQAAKRRRAMWSAEFRSQLIFD
- the arnE gene encoding 4-amino-4-deoxy-L-arabinose-phosphoundecaprenol flippase subunit ArnE; translated protein: MISNITLLILVSLLTCAGQLCQKQAVSCWQKKDTPHKVVSMVIWLSSAILLLGIGMIFWLRLLQFLPLSIAYPLLSINFVIVTLIGQFLYQEKVGLKHWMGIFAIMFGILLMSLSQ
- a CDS encoding C40 family peptidase, whose product is MKLRCLFFLSSLFLIGCTNPVSRPNSSPLKVALSDPIMVIAQLKDQLKRWQNTPYRYGGMDRHGIDCSGFVYRTFSDRFNIQLPRTTSEQMNIGTRISKDDLMPGDLVFFKIGSGKSELHVGIYDTNNQFIHASTSKGVIRSSLDNVYWRRVFWQARRI
- a CDS encoding ISAs1 family transposase gives rise to the protein MSIFNFISKIDDPRSDINKKHELMDVIFLAFAAVLCGASGWKAIQEFGEIQIEWLKKYTRFTHGIPRRHCIANIIKMIEQDALVEAFYDWINQRRVKAGRSLIAIDGKTMRGTCKGTLFEALHVVSAYDVESGVALYHRVAESKGKEGPVARQLIELLALDGAVVTMDALHCQKETLELITQRGGDFIVGVKGNQKSLAEFVKSHFAAHYESHELVEFTEKSSGHGREEFRHVMQISATLSEEFQAKWPSIQSVIEVVSERSVKGHPPHRDSRWYVSSLPLDAELAATAIRKHWSVENELHWVLDVTFREDAISLKDPDGAAQMALFNRIALNVIKQNTSIKDSQAAKRRRAMWSAEFRSQLIFD
- a CDS encoding IS982 family transposase; this translates as MDKLVEIFCDVDDFCRFFIPQWEQFCLESGHRLRRRQGHMYPSEIMTILILFHMSHYRDFKNFYLKHIWQYHHRDFATLLSYTRFISVAPSVLVPLCSYLTQLKGKPTGIAFIDSTSLSVCHNIRIPRHKVFAGIAQRGKNSMGWFYGFKLHLVVNHQGEILALKVTAGNVDDREPVRELTTELMGSLYGDKGYLSQELADDLANSGVTFITKKRRNMKARMQAEWDKIMLKKRFIIETINGQLKLISQIEHSRHRSIRGFMLTVLGGLIAYCLKLKKPSLKVFYSEDAVPMMA